The region CCATCGATCTCGGCAGTCTCGCCCCCGTCGTCGCCATGCCCCACCTGCCGGAGAACGTCAAGCCTGCGACCGAGCTCGCCCACATCGCCATCGACCAGGCCGTCATCGGCTCCTGCACCAACGGCCGCCTCGACGACCTCGCCCAGGCCGCGTCCGTCCTTGCCGGCCGCAAAATCCACCCCGACGTACGGGCCATCGTCATCCCCGGCAGCCAGCAGATATACGCCGAAGCCATGGCGCGCGGCTACATAGCCACCTTCATCCGCGCCGGCGCCGTCGTCAGCACCCCTACCTGCGGACCCTGCCTTGGCGGCTACATGGGCATCCTCGCCGCCGGCGAACGGGCAGTAAGCACCACCAACCGCAACTTCCGCGGCCGCATGGGCCACGTCGACAGCGAAGTCTACCTCGCCAGCCCGGCTGTCGCCGCCGCCAGCGCCGTCACCGGCCATATCTCCGACCCCAGGGAGGTGATGAAATGATTCTTGAAGGCAACGTCTGGCGCTACGGGGACAACGTCGACACCGATGTCATCATCCCCGCCCGCTACCTCAACACCGCCGACCCCCAAGCCCTTGCCGCCCACTGCATGGAAGACATCGACCCGACCTTCGCCGGTAAGGTTAAACCGGGCGACATCATCGTCGCCGGCCGCAACTTCGGCTGCGGCTCCTCCCGCGAGCACGCCCCCCTCGCCATCAAGACCAGCGGTGTCACCTGCGTCATCGCCGATGGCTTCGCCCGCATCTTCTACCGCAACGGCATCAACATCGGCCTGCCCCTCGTCGAGCTGGGCGCGGCCGTCGCCGAAATCAAAAACGGCGACCGGATCCGCGTCGACCTCGGCGTCGGCAGCATCGAAAACCTGGCCAGCGGCAAAAAATTCGCCATCCAGCCGCTGCCCGGCTTCATCCAGGACATCGCCAAAGCCGGCGGTCTCATCAACTACGTCAAGGGGGAAAAGGCGTGAGCAGCAAAAAAATCGCCATCATCCCCGGGGACGGCATCGGCCCCGAGGTGACCGCCGCCGCTCGGGAAATCCTCACCCTCGCCGCCCGCAAAGCCGGCCTCGACCTCGAATACGCCACCTGCCTGGCCGGCGGTGCGGCCATCGATGCTACCGGCGTGCCCCTGCCCGATGACACCCTGGCCGCCGCCAAAACCGCTGACGCCGTTCTTCTCGGCGCGGTTGGCGGGCCGAAATGGGATACCGTCGCCCCCGATATCCGCCCCGAAAAGGCCATCCTCGGCCTCCGCAAAGCCCTCGGTCTCTACGCCAACCTCCGGCCGGTCAAAGTATCGGCTGCCCTTGCCGCCTACTCCCCCCTCAAGCCCGAAATCGTCACCGGCACCGACATCCTCATCGTCCGCGAACTCACCGGCGGTATCTACTTCGGGCCGAAATGCGAAAGCGAGACCGCGGACGGCGTCGAACGGGCCTGGGACACCGAAATATACAGCGTCCCCGAGGTCGCCCGCATCGTCCGTATGGCCTGCAAGGCCGCCAAAGGACGCCGCGGCAGAGTCACCTCCGTCGACAAAGCCAACGTCCTTGCCTCTTCCCGCCTCTGGCGGCGGGTCGCTTCCGCCATAGCCCAAGAGGAAGGCACCGAACTGAGCCACATGTACGTTGACAACTGCGCCATGCAGTTAGTCCTCGGCCCCAAAACCTTCGACGTCATCGTCACCGGCAACCTGTTCGGCGACATCCTGAGCGACGAAGCCGCCGTCGTCGCCGGCTCCATCGGCCTGCTGCCCTCGGCCAGCATCGGCGACGGCCCCGGCCTCTACGAGCCCATCCATGGCTCCGCCCCCGACATCGCCGGCCAGGGCATCGCCAACCCCGTCGGTACAATTCTCTCGGCGGCCATGCTTCTCCGCCACTCCCTCAGGGCCGAGGCGCCCGCCGCCGCCGTCGAGCAGGCCGTCGACGCCGTCCTCGCCGAGGGTTACCGGACCGCCGACCTGTATCGCCCGGGGCTTACCAAAGTTTCGACCGAAGAAATGGGCAAACTGATAATCAAGCAGCTTTAACAGGGGTGCGTGAAAAATCCATCTGCGGCATCCCCATAACGAAGGAGGTGAAGCGGCATGAAAATATCCGGCGCCCAAATCATCGTCGAATGCCTTAAAGAACAAGGCGTCGACACCGTTTTCGGCTACCCCGGCGGCACAATCCTGCCGCTCTACGACGCCCTTCGCGACTCGCCCGTGCGCCATATCCTCACCGTCCACGAACAGGGCGCGGCCCACGCCGCCGACGGCTACGCCCGCGCCAGCGGCCGGACCGGGGTATGCATCGCCACCTCGGGACCGGGGGCCACCAACCTCGTCACCGGCCTTGCGGCCGCCTTCATGGACTCCGTCCCCGTCGTCGCCATCACCGGCCAGGTGCCCATCTCCCTCATCGGCCGCGACGCCTTCCAGGAAGTCGACATCACCGGCATAACCATGCCGATAACCAAGCACAACTTCCTCGTCAAGGACGCCGCCAAGCTGGCCGAGACCCTCCGCTACGCCTTTCGCATCGCCGCCTCCGGCCGCCCCGGCCCAGTGCTCGTCGACGTGCCGCGCGACATCCAGACAGCGGAGGTCTTGTTCGAGCCGGCCGCCGAACCGGCCAAAGTGCCCTTTGCCCTAAGCGGGGCGGTGCTGACCCGCATCGATGCTGCGGCCGAAGCCATCGGCCGCGCCGAGCGGCCGGTCATCATCGTCGGCGGCGGCGCCGTGGCCGCCGACGCCTCGGCCGAAGCCGCCGCACTGGCCGAAAAGCTCTCCTGCCCGGTCGTCTGCACCCTCATGGGCCTCGGCGCCATCCCCGCGTCCCATCCGCTCTTCCTCGGCCTTACCGGCATGCATGGCCATAAACCGGCCAACAACTGCATCCATGACGCCGACCTCATCATCGCCGTTGGCAGCCGGTTCAGCGACCGCGTCACCGGCGACCGGGCCAAGTACGCCGCCGGCAAAACCCTCATCCACATCGATGTCGACCCGGCGGAAATCGACAAAAACGTCGCCGCCGGCATCGGCCTTACCGGCGACATGAAAACTATCCTCTCCTTCCTCGCCGCCAGAGTATCAGTAGGCGGCGACACTGAAGCCTGGTGGGAAAAAATCGCCGCCTGGCAAGTCGATTACCGCTCAAAGCCCGCCGGAGAGCGCCTCACCGCCCCAGGGCTGTTCGCGGAAATCTCCGCCCAGACGACAGGCCTCGACTGCATCTTCGCCACCGACGTCGGCCAGCACCAGATGTGGGCCGCCCAGCACCTCAAAATCGAAACCCCGCGCACCTGGCTCACCTCGGGCGGCCTCGGCGCCATGGGTTTCGGCCTACCGGCCGCCATGGGAGCGCAGGCCGCCTGCCCCGGAAAACGCGTCATCCATATCGCCGGCGACGGCGGCTTCAAAATGACCGGCGCCGAGCTCTACACCATCGCCGTTCACCGTCTGCCGGTCATCTCCGTCATCGTCAACAACAACGGCCTTGGCATGATCCGCCAGCTTCAACACGCCTTCTTCGACAAACGT is a window of Selenomonadales bacterium 4137-cl DNA encoding:
- the leuB gene encoding 3-isopropylmalate dehydrogenase, with translation MSSKKIAIIPGDGIGPEVTAAAREILTLAARKAGLDLEYATCLAGGAAIDATGVPLPDDTLAAAKTADAVLLGAVGGPKWDTVAPDIRPEKAILGLRKALGLYANLRPVKVSAALAAYSPLKPEIVTGTDILIVRELTGGIYFGPKCESETADGVERAWDTEIYSVPEVARIVRMACKAAKGRRGRVTSVDKANVLASSRLWRRVASAIAQEEGTELSHMYVDNCAMQLVLGPKTFDVIVTGNLFGDILSDEAAVVAGSIGLLPSASIGDGPGLYEPIHGSAPDIAGQGIANPVGTILSAAMLLRHSLRAEAPAAAVEQAVDAVLAEGYRTADLYRPGLTKVSTEEMGKLIIKQL
- the ilvB gene encoding biosynthetic-type acetolactate synthase large subunit, whose translation is MKISGAQIIVECLKEQGVDTVFGYPGGTILPLYDALRDSPVRHILTVHEQGAAHAADGYARASGRTGVCIATSGPGATNLVTGLAAAFMDSVPVVAITGQVPISLIGRDAFQEVDITGITMPITKHNFLVKDAAKLAETLRYAFRIAASGRPGPVLVDVPRDIQTAEVLFEPAAEPAKVPFALSGAVLTRIDAAAEAIGRAERPVIIVGGGAVAADASAEAAALAEKLSCPVVCTLMGLGAIPASHPLFLGLTGMHGHKPANNCIHDADLIIAVGSRFSDRVTGDRAKYAAGKTLIHIDVDPAEIDKNVAAGIGLTGDMKTILSFLAARVSVGGDTEAWWEKIAAWQVDYRSKPAGERLTAPGLFAEISAQTTGLDCIFATDVGQHQMWAAQHLKIETPRTWLTSGGLGAMGFGLPAAMGAQAACPGKRVIHIAGDGGFKMTGAELYTIAVHRLPVISVIVNNNGLGMIRQLQHAFFDKRYTACELPAVDFTAFAAAFGIPAATADTPREFAAAFAAALAAPGPRVIVANIAAQDLVTPMVPPGAAINAYLDI
- a CDS encoding 3-isopropylmalate dehydratase small subunit, producing MILEGNVWRYGDNVDTDVIIPARYLNTADPQALAAHCMEDIDPTFAGKVKPGDIIVAGRNFGCGSSREHAPLAIKTSGVTCVIADGFARIFYRNGINIGLPLVELGAAVAEIKNGDRIRVDLGVGSIENLASGKKFAIQPLPGFIQDIAKAGGLINYVKGEKA